In the genome of Nitrospira japonica, one region contains:
- a CDS encoding tRNA (adenine-N1)-methyltransferase, which produces MITLCHGERIHLVDKKGRHYALTLKAGETYQFSGQTIPHDELIGKADGTLVTLSGGKAMLALRPTFGEYVLKMPRGAQVLYPKDLALITMWADIYPGARVFEAGTGSGALTMALLRAVGHRGLVVTYEAREDFSRTALMNIERYMGVAPNLVPLRRNAYEGIDLPEDRLPFDRVVLDLPEPWQVVSHAASVLRSGGIFLSFVPTVPQVQRTVEALERAAVFGMPETFETLLRTWSIQGRSVRPDHRMVAHSGFLTVARKVDPGFCGGAEVPCHDGVDQDERADHEDAP; this is translated from the coding sequence ATGATCACCCTATGTCACGGAGAACGGATTCATCTCGTGGATAAAAAGGGGCGGCACTACGCTCTGACGCTGAAGGCCGGGGAGACGTATCAGTTCAGCGGGCAGACCATTCCCCACGACGAACTCATCGGCAAGGCGGACGGGACATTGGTTACCCTCTCAGGCGGCAAGGCGATGTTGGCCCTGCGTCCCACCTTCGGCGAATACGTATTGAAGATGCCCCGCGGCGCACAGGTTCTCTACCCGAAAGATCTCGCGCTCATTACCATGTGGGCGGACATTTACCCGGGGGCCAGAGTGTTCGAGGCGGGAACCGGCTCGGGCGCCCTGACCATGGCACTCTTGCGCGCCGTGGGACATCGTGGGCTCGTCGTGACCTACGAGGCACGGGAAGATTTTTCCCGGACCGCCTTGATGAATATTGAACGATACATGGGCGTCGCGCCGAATCTCGTTCCGCTCCGTCGAAATGCCTATGAAGGCATCGATCTGCCGGAAGACCGGTTGCCGTTCGATCGCGTCGTGCTCGACTTGCCGGAGCCCTGGCAAGTGGTGAGCCATGCGGCCTCCGTGCTCCGTTCCGGAGGAATTTTTCTCAGCTTCGTCCCGACCGTCCCGCAGGTTCAGCGAACCGTCGAGGCATTGGAACGGGCCGCGGTATTCGGCATGCCGGAGACCTTCGAGACACTGTTGAGAACATGGTCTATTCAAGGCCGCAGTGTGCGACCCGATCATCGCATGGTCGCCCATTCCGGCTTTCTGACGGTGGCGAGAAAAGTCGACCCTGGCTTCTGTGGAGGCGCCGAGGTTCCGTGTCACGACGGGGTCGACCAAGACGAACGTGCTGATCACGAGGACGCTCCATGA
- a CDS encoding SDR family NAD(P)-dependent oxidoreductase: protein MSRMLGKVAIITGGNAGIGEAVAKRVAAEGGLVVITGRRQAELDRVVLDIESKGGHALAVAGSVADEAHARDTVATALKTFGRIDGLVNNAGVGDFGKRIHETDDATWANVIDVNVTGVLRMTRAVVPHMLKQGRGSIVNISSIASVVGIPALPAYAASKGAVDALTRAIAVDYAQDGIRCNVVNPGLIDTPMAAPLMANPEQLAPILTHYLLKRPGKPEEVASMVLYLLSDEAAWVTGGTYMIDGGMTAW, encoded by the coding sequence ATGAGCCGAATGCTGGGCAAGGTGGCGATCATCACGGGGGGCAACGCGGGGATTGGCGAAGCCGTCGCCAAACGGGTGGCTGCGGAAGGCGGCCTCGTCGTGATCACCGGCCGGCGCCAGGCCGAATTGGATCGGGTCGTTCTCGACATTGAGTCGAAAGGCGGTCATGCCCTGGCCGTCGCCGGATCCGTCGCCGACGAGGCGCATGCTCGTGACACGGTCGCCACTGCGCTGAAGACCTTCGGTCGGATCGATGGGCTTGTCAACAATGCGGGTGTCGGCGATTTCGGAAAGCGCATTCATGAGACGGATGATGCGACGTGGGCGAACGTCATCGATGTAAATGTCACCGGCGTCCTGCGCATGACGAGGGCGGTCGTCCCGCACATGTTGAAGCAGGGGCGCGGATCGATCGTGAACATCTCTTCGATCGCCAGTGTCGTGGGGATTCCGGCCTTGCCGGCGTATGCCGCCTCCAAAGGCGCCGTTGATGCATTGACTCGGGCCATTGCCGTCGATTATGCGCAGGACGGCATTCGATGCAACGTCGTCAACCCGGGCCTGATCGACACGCCGATGGCGGCGCCGCTCATGGCCAATCCCGAACAGCTCGCCCCGATTCTGACGCATTATCTGCTCAAACGGCCTGGAAAACCCGAAGAAGTTGCATCGATGGTCCTCTATCTTCTCTCTGATGAAGCGGCGTGGGTTACGGGGGGAACCTACATGATCGATGGTGGGATGACTGCCTGGTAG
- a CDS encoding shikimate dehydrogenase: MNIDAHTQFCGVIGNPVEHSLSPAIHNAAFQRLGLNFVYLAWRVESIGDAIRGLRALGNFRGASVTIPHKVGVMPFLDNVEPVAGHIGAVNTIVSDKEALAGYNTDATGALRALREGGAPLKNESVAVLGSGGAARAITFALAGQAGVGRIHLLGIEEQERVALARELRDKTAVDILDAVLEEAVLRRILPEVRVLIHCTPVGMSPKVGASCVPAGLLHRDLTVMDIVYNPRHTRLLTDAAAAGCRIIAGLEMFLYQAAAQFELWTGRPAPIDVMRGVLESHFS; encoded by the coding sequence GTGAACATCGATGCCCATACACAATTCTGCGGAGTAATCGGCAATCCGGTCGAACACTCCTTGTCGCCAGCGATCCACAACGCTGCCTTTCAACGGCTTGGGCTGAATTTCGTCTATCTCGCTTGGCGGGTCGAATCGATCGGGGACGCGATCCGAGGTCTTCGTGCGCTGGGGAATTTCCGTGGCGCGAGCGTCACGATTCCGCACAAGGTGGGAGTGATGCCGTTTCTGGACAACGTGGAGCCGGTCGCAGGCCATATCGGCGCGGTGAATACCATCGTGTCCGACAAGGAAGCGCTTGCCGGCTATAACACGGACGCCACGGGAGCCTTGCGTGCGCTTCGGGAGGGAGGCGCTCCGTTGAAAAATGAATCAGTGGCCGTCCTCGGTTCCGGAGGCGCGGCGCGCGCGATTACCTTCGCTCTTGCAGGACAGGCCGGAGTCGGGCGGATTCATCTCTTGGGGATTGAAGAACAAGAACGGGTCGCATTAGCGCGTGAATTGAGGGATAAGACAGCCGTGGACATTTTGGATGCGGTTCTGGAGGAGGCCGTCCTGCGACGGATCCTGCCTGAAGTACGAGTCCTCATCCATTGTACTCCGGTGGGAATGTCCCCGAAGGTCGGAGCAAGTTGTGTCCCGGCCGGGCTGTTGCATCGCGATCTTACCGTCATGGACATCGTGTATAACCCGCGACATACTCGACTGCTCACGGATGCCGCCGCCGCCGGCTGCCGCATCATTGCCGGACTGGAAATGTTTCTATACCAGGCTGCCGCGCAATTCGAGCTGTGGACCGGTCGACCCGCACCGATTGACGTGATGCGCGGGGTACTGGAATCGCACTTTTCATGA
- a CDS encoding shikimate kinase, producing MNIVLIGYRGVGKSSVGKILASQLKRELISTDAEVIRRAGQTIPAIVEQHGWEYFRERESDVCRDLSVRDNLIIDTGGGAILRPHNVDALKANGKLFWLTASVESIAARIGGDTQRPSLTGTKSFVEEIEEVLRERTPKYRAAADCIVTTDGQLIEQVVEQIIGDV from the coding sequence ATGAACATCGTGCTCATTGGATATCGAGGCGTGGGTAAGAGTTCCGTGGGTAAAATTCTCGCCTCGCAGTTGAAGCGAGAATTGATTTCCACGGACGCAGAAGTCATACGACGCGCGGGCCAAACGATACCCGCGATCGTGGAGCAACATGGATGGGAATATTTCCGTGAACGGGAATCCGACGTCTGCCGAGACCTCTCCGTCCGGGACAACCTCATCATCGATACCGGCGGCGGGGCCATTTTGCGACCGCACAATGTGGACGCCCTGAAGGCAAATGGGAAACTCTTTTGGCTCACGGCGTCAGTCGAATCGATTGCAGCTCGAATCGGCGGTGACACCCAGCGGCCTTCATTGACCGGTACCAAGTCTTTTGTCGAAGAAATCGAGGAAGTGCTCAGGGAGCGTACGCCAAAGTATCGGGCGGCAGCCGATTGTATCGTTACGACCGACGGCCAACTGATTGAGCAGGTGGTGGAACAGATTATCGGAGACGTCTGA
- a CDS encoding response regulator, whose translation MGHDTQGLIRVLIVDDIKEMRESLRSILIAYPGMEVVSEACDGEEAVLRVPQVKPSVVVMDINMPRLDGIRATVKIKQIFPHIVIIGISAYATDETCQVLRLAGTATVISKDMAVNQLRTEILTSVHRRSTAFH comes from the coding sequence ATGGGGCACGATACGCAAGGCCTCATTCGCGTCCTCATCGTCGACGACATCAAAGAAATGCGGGAGTCGCTACGCAGTATCTTGATTGCCTATCCCGGCATGGAAGTGGTAAGCGAAGCCTGTGACGGTGAAGAAGCCGTCCTGCGAGTGCCCCAAGTCAAGCCATCCGTCGTGGTGATGGACATCAACATGCCACGATTGGATGGGATCAGGGCTACGGTGAAGATCAAGCAGATCTTTCCGCACATCGTCATTATCGGGATTTCCGCTTATGCGACTGATGAGACGTGCCAGGTCCTGCGATTGGCCGGCACTGCCACCGTTATCTCAAAAGACATGGCCGTGAACCAGTTGCGCACTGAAATCCTAACATCCGTGCACAGGCGGTCGACGGCCTTCCATTAG
- a CDS encoding response regulator: MQFITGRSIRLLLVDDHAMTRIAIRGVLANQSDIEILGEADDGVEAIRLAARLQPDVIVMDIYLPRMTGIDAARHIKTRFPRMAIVGLSAYANEQRDTMQAVGASAVVPKEKIVEQLHAAIRLAAQETRR; this comes from the coding sequence ATGCAGTTCATCACGGGCCGCTCGATTCGACTCCTTCTTGTCGATGACCATGCCATGACCCGAATCGCCATCCGCGGCGTTCTCGCCAATCAGAGCGATATCGAGATTTTAGGGGAAGCAGACGATGGCGTGGAAGCGATTCGTCTCGCGGCACGACTCCAACCGGACGTCATTGTGATGGATATCTATCTGCCACGCATGACCGGAATCGATGCGGCTCGCCACATCAAAACCCGCTTCCCTCGGATGGCCATTGTTGGCTTGTCAGCGTACGCAAATGAGCAGCGAGACACCATGCAGGCCGTGGGAGCTTCTGCCGTGGTCCCAAAAGAGAAAATTGTCGAACAATTGCATGCCGCCATCCGCCTCGCCGCACAGGAAACCCGGCGCTGA
- a CDS encoding response regulator transcription factor gives MSEDGSAPISLLFVDPDTESRAYWVTGLKIASPGYVITEALDGQSALDLCQARTFDCVVLEAVLPDLSGFEVLMHLCPPTSTAIVPVVMLTKLVLARLSNLAKWNGAQAYLLKGYTSVDELDLTIRRAIKWANPTSRESQQ, from the coding sequence ATGTCGGAGGATGGCTCCGCGCCGATTTCTCTCCTCTTTGTCGACCCGGATACCGAGAGCCGAGCGTACTGGGTCACCGGTCTCAAGATCGCGTCTCCAGGCTACGTCATCACTGAAGCGTTAGATGGACAGTCTGCACTGGACCTGTGTCAGGCTCGCACCTTCGACTGCGTGGTGTTGGAGGCGGTATTGCCTGACCTTTCTGGATTTGAGGTGCTCATGCATCTCTGTCCGCCGACATCTACAGCAATCGTGCCTGTCGTCATGCTCACAAAACTCGTATTGGCGAGGCTCTCGAACTTAGCCAAGTGGAACGGGGCGCAAGCCTATCTCTTAAAAGGCTATACGTCCGTCGACGAACTGGACCTGACGATCAGGAGAGCGATCAAGTGGGCGAATCCGACAAGTAGGGAATCTCAGCAATGA
- a CDS encoding SGNH/GDSL hydrolase family protein, producing MNEPDPELGWHSKRGTYTVPPYVPAGQSTSVTVLDGGRRATGTTDPGGRREIVFVGDSFTYGLAISDHETYPWKLQQMFPSFKVLNYGTSGYGTYQSLLVLERELPLLTSPAVVVFGFFFHQEVRNVATPEWLRGLSLHQRRAHVYLPYVSLDSDGTLVRHLPVRYPILPFMEQSALMTFMVDRYVRFTGERRRAQGRQVMERLVVEMKHLSEKHGARFLVAMLDGPKETMAYYTERFQHHQIELVDCNFPLTDDMRVPGEGHPNDQMNTLWAHCIQQKLVNGVLSSTESPVH from the coding sequence ATGAATGAACCGGATCCTGAGTTGGGCTGGCATTCCAAGAGAGGGACTTATACGGTGCCCCCGTACGTACCAGCCGGGCAGTCCACCTCCGTGACCGTCCTGGACGGCGGCCGACGGGCCACTGGAACCACTGACCCTGGCGGCAGGCGAGAAATCGTATTCGTCGGGGACTCATTTACGTATGGTTTGGCGATTTCCGACCATGAAACGTATCCCTGGAAGCTGCAGCAGATGTTTCCGTCTTTCAAGGTCCTGAACTATGGGACGAGCGGATATGGAACGTATCAGTCGTTGTTGGTACTCGAACGCGAGCTTCCGTTGCTGACTTCCCCGGCGGTGGTGGTGTTCGGATTTTTCTTCCATCAAGAGGTCCGGAACGTGGCGACACCCGAATGGCTGCGTGGATTGTCACTCCATCAAAGGCGAGCCCATGTATATTTACCCTATGTGTCACTGGACAGCGACGGGACGCTCGTCAGGCACCTACCAGTCCGGTATCCGATCCTTCCGTTCATGGAACAGTCGGCGCTCATGACGTTTATGGTGGACCGCTATGTCCGGTTTACGGGAGAACGGCGAAGGGCACAGGGACGGCAGGTGATGGAACGTTTAGTCGTCGAGATGAAACATCTGTCCGAAAAACACGGAGCACGGTTTCTGGTCGCCATGCTCGACGGCCCCAAAGAGACGATGGCCTACTATACCGAACGGTTTCAGCATCATCAGATCGAGTTGGTGGACTGCAATTTTCCCTTGACCGACGACATGCGGGTTCCGGGTGAGGGCCATCCCAATGATCAGATGAATACACTGTGGGCTCACTGTATCCAACAGAAGCTCGTCAATGGCGTGCTCTCGTCTACCGAATCCCCGGTCCACTAA
- a CDS encoding OmpA family protein, which yields MGTIGRVTAICAVLMTSSGCGIKWLQSDGAEQAESRNGRTDSANGATDGSGQWQGLGVNPNFPDIARENLHGGELSGFSSNPAEERLASGYAASPRAYAGMNVMQHAELTKEERAAIDAGLQDVFFGYDQWTLSENGMASLNHDAAWLKQHPGALLKVEGHCDERGTTDYNVVLGDKRAKSARIHLIELGVNPKQVAIVSYGKERPFCQDHTETCYQQNRRGHVLLKLKK from the coding sequence ATGGGGACCATCGGCCGTGTTACGGCCATCTGTGCCGTGCTGATGACTAGCTCGGGCTGCGGAATAAAATGGCTACAATCGGATGGTGCCGAACAAGCCGAATCCCGGAATGGCCGGACGGATAGCGCGAATGGGGCAACCGATGGTTCAGGCCAATGGCAAGGACTTGGCGTCAATCCGAACTTCCCGGACATTGCACGGGAAAACCTGCATGGTGGCGAATTGAGCGGATTCTCCAGCAATCCCGCCGAAGAGCGGCTCGCCTCCGGATATGCCGCCTCTCCCAGAGCGTATGCCGGCATGAATGTTATGCAACATGCCGAATTGACGAAAGAAGAGAGAGCGGCGATCGACGCCGGGCTTCAGGACGTCTTTTTTGGCTACGATCAATGGACCCTTTCCGAAAACGGCATGGCCTCACTCAATCATGATGCAGCCTGGTTGAAACAACATCCCGGCGCGCTGCTGAAGGTCGAAGGGCACTGTGACGAAAGAGGAACCACCGACTATAACGTCGTGCTTGGCGACAAGCGTGCGAAGAGTGCCCGCATCCACTTGATTGAGTTGGGGGTGAATCCCAAACAGGTGGCGATTGTTTCGTATGGCAAAGAGCGCCCGTTTTGTCAGGACCACACGGAAACCTGCTATCAGCAGAATCGTCGAGGACACGTATTGCTGAAGCTAAAGAAGTAA
- a CDS encoding PilZ domain-containing protein, which produces MALRAQSVRESQSIDKRTHPRFTAQFRSTFSGGQREGQGKTLDLSDGGCRIESEHVVVLGATFECRIHVPGLNWPLRIDEAQVRWVKGNAFGVQFTSIQPTERVKLKQVIAHLTLQ; this is translated from the coding sequence ATGGCCTTAAGAGCGCAATCGGTCCGAGAAAGTCAATCTATCGATAAGCGAACACATCCCCGCTTTACGGCGCAGTTTCGAAGTACCTTTTCCGGGGGCCAGCGCGAGGGACAGGGGAAGACGTTGGATCTCTCGGACGGGGGTTGCCGAATCGAAAGTGAACACGTGGTCGTCCTCGGCGCGACATTCGAATGCAGAATCCACGTGCCGGGTTTGAACTGGCCACTTCGCATCGATGAAGCACAGGTTCGGTGGGTAAAAGGAAACGCGTTCGGCGTCCAGTTCACTTCCATCCAGCCTACGGAACGGGTAAAGCTGAAGCAAGTCATCGCGCATCTGACCCTTCAATAG
- the msrA gene encoding peptide-methionine (S)-S-oxide reductase MsrA, whose protein sequence is MEHNIAILAGGCFWCLEAVYDQLQGVHSVESGYIGGKTENPTYEAVCGGQTGHAEAVRITFDPRVLDYRTLLQIFFVIHDPTTLNRQGHDVGTQYRSAIFYQTPEQKRIAYETIALLTAQQIYANPVVTEVVPAGRWHEAEPYHQEYFARNPFQGYCTAVVGPKVAKFRKQFADKLKS, encoded by the coding sequence ATGGAACACAATATCGCCATTTTGGCCGGCGGATGCTTCTGGTGTCTTGAGGCCGTATATGACCAGCTGCAAGGAGTGCATTCCGTCGAGTCCGGATACATCGGAGGGAAAACGGAGAACCCGACATATGAGGCGGTCTGCGGAGGACAAACGGGGCATGCTGAAGCCGTGAGGATCACATTCGACCCGCGAGTGCTCGACTATCGAACATTGCTGCAAATATTTTTCGTCATCCATGACCCGACAACACTGAATCGCCAGGGCCATGACGTTGGAACTCAATACCGATCTGCGATTTTCTACCAGACGCCTGAGCAGAAGCGGATAGCGTACGAAACGATCGCCTTGCTCACAGCACAACAAATCTATGCGAATCCGGTCGTGACGGAAGTCGTTCCGGCTGGACGATGGCACGAAGCTGAGCCCTATCACCAGGAATATTTCGCCCGAAATCCCTTTCAAGGATACTGCACGGCAGTGGTTGGACCGAAGGTGGCAAAGTTTCGAAAGCAGTTCGCGGACAAGCTGAAATCCTAG
- the ttcA gene encoding tRNA 2-thiocytidine(32) synthetase TtcA gives MRPMPHSPDRAAFASKFDEATERLQIHLLRQVGQTIGDYGLIEADDRVMVCLSGGKDSYGLLDLLLVLQKKAPIRFELIAVNLDQKQPGFPAQVLPEYLTALGVPFHIEARDTYSIVKRLIPEGQTTCSLCSRLRRGHLYRIAGELGATKIALGHHRDDVLETLLLNLLFTGKLKTMPPKLLSKDKRHVVIRPLAAVREADLARYAELRGFPIIPCDLCGSQPNLKRKEVKEFLRNWEQRIPGCTDSMFAALSNVAPSLLLDRRLFDFSSLDLSEDGGNQDAWLDEEHETSA, from the coding sequence ATGCGGCCCATGCCGCACTCGCCCGATCGCGCCGCCTTCGCGTCAAAATTTGACGAAGCCACGGAGCGACTTCAGATTCACTTGCTGCGTCAAGTCGGCCAAACGATTGGCGACTATGGTTTGATCGAAGCAGACGACCGGGTCATGGTGTGCTTGTCCGGCGGAAAAGACAGTTATGGGCTGCTGGACTTGTTACTCGTCCTTCAAAAGAAGGCTCCGATTCGATTCGAATTGATTGCCGTGAACCTGGATCAGAAGCAACCAGGGTTTCCGGCTCAAGTATTGCCGGAGTATCTTACTGCTTTAGGGGTGCCTTTTCATATTGAAGCCCGCGACACCTATTCGATCGTCAAGCGCCTGATTCCGGAAGGCCAAACGACCTGTTCTCTCTGCTCACGGCTCAGACGAGGTCATCTCTATCGCATCGCCGGAGAACTGGGCGCGACAAAGATTGCCCTGGGCCATCATCGGGACGATGTTCTCGAGACCCTGTTGCTCAATCTGCTGTTTACAGGGAAACTGAAGACCATGCCCCCGAAGTTGTTGTCCAAGGATAAGAGACACGTGGTCATTCGGCCCTTGGCTGCGGTCCGGGAAGCCGATCTGGCTCGCTATGCCGAGCTACGGGGGTTTCCCATCATTCCTTGCGATCTGTGCGGCTCCCAACCAAATCTCAAGCGCAAGGAAGTCAAAGAGTTCCTGCGTAACTGGGAACAGCGCATCCCGGGATGTACGGACAGTATGTTCGCGGCCTTGTCGAATGTCGCCCCGTCCCTCTTGCTGGATAGACGATTATTTGACTTTTCCTCTCTGGACTTGAGTGAAGATGGCGGGAACCAGGATGCCTGGCTTGACGAAGAACACGAGACGTCTGCCTGA
- a CDS encoding putative zinc-binding metallopeptidase, whose translation MNQHSGRTEPLWATWGDERLLDLPIRRLGVNLHSPFLTAQIERLHQELEAKRLRFRPHCWLSNEWFTPDGVPGIAIPFYLAHPRLIKLELNQMLEVEGGTSEWCMRILRHEAGHAIENAYRIRRLHSRQRIFGRSSEPYPKYYSPRPYSRSYVRHLDLWYAQSHPDEDFAETFAVWLTPDSMWADRYKGWPVLRKLHYMDGLMRDLEGVAPKVTTTETVDPVHSLKRTLREHYDRKRVHYGIERPSSYDPDLKRLFSETSLHADRTSAAVFLKRFRREVRRKVAGWTGEYQYTIDQVLEDMILRCQELRLRVPSPEEQVKLDFTILLTMHTMNYLRSGRHKVAV comes from the coding sequence ATGAATCAGCATTCCGGTCGAACGGAACCTCTGTGGGCGACATGGGGAGACGAACGGCTCCTGGATCTTCCGATCAGGCGGTTGGGCGTGAATCTTCACAGCCCATTCTTGACCGCACAGATTGAACGCTTGCATCAGGAGCTCGAAGCCAAGCGGCTGAGGTTTCGTCCGCATTGTTGGCTGTCGAACGAGTGGTTTACTCCAGACGGAGTACCGGGGATCGCCATTCCGTTCTATCTGGCCCATCCGCGATTGATCAAGCTGGAACTGAATCAGATGCTGGAGGTCGAAGGCGGCACGTCTGAATGGTGCATGAGAATTCTTCGCCACGAAGCAGGGCACGCGATCGAAAATGCCTACCGGATCAGAAGGCTGCATAGCCGTCAGCGGATTTTCGGACGGTCATCGGAGCCCTATCCGAAATATTACAGCCCCCGTCCCTACAGCCGGAGTTATGTGCGGCACCTGGACCTATGGTATGCGCAAAGCCATCCCGATGAAGACTTCGCCGAGACGTTTGCCGTCTGGTTGACCCCTGACTCGATGTGGGCCGACCGTTACAAAGGGTGGCCCGTGCTGCGCAAGCTTCACTACATGGATGGTCTCATGCGGGACCTCGAGGGAGTCGCACCGAAAGTGACGACCACGGAGACCGTCGATCCGGTGCATTCCCTCAAGCGAACATTGCGGGAACACTATGACCGCAAGCGAGTCCACTACGGGATCGAACGCCCGTCGTCCTACGATCCGGACCTGAAGCGACTATTTTCCGAAACGTCCCTGCACGCGGATCGGACGAGCGCGGCCGTATTCTTGAAGCGCTTTCGACGGGAAGTCCGCCGTAAAGTCGCCGGATGGACCGGCGAATACCAGTACACGATCGATCAGGTCCTTGAAGACATGATTCTCCGCTGCCAGGAATTGCGGTTGAGAGTTCCTTCTCCGGAAGAGCAGGTCAAGCTGGATTTTACGATTCTGCTTACCATGCATACGATGAACTACCTGCGAAGCGGACGCCATAAGGTGGCCGTATGA
- a CDS encoding D-alanine--D-alanine ligase family protein has product MRRLRILVLMHEDLVPPEHLTGQDVKSVQWKTEYDVVSTLRKLGHDVRPLGVKSDLGAIRTAVDEWKPHIAFNLLEEFDGVAVYDQNVVSYLELLRVPYTGCNPRGLMLARDKVLSKKLFSFHRIPFPDFTVVPLGRSVKRPNWLSFPLIVKSVTEEASLGISQASIVEDDEKLKERVAFIHNSLETAALIERYIEGREFYVGVTGNGHLHVFPVWELRMDRLPEEARRIATERVKWSRKYQEKYGITSREARNLPGGKAEEIQHLAKRVYRALGLSGYARIDMRMDEVGRLYVLEANPNPQIAQDEDFADSAGKADYQYKDLLQELLSVGLRWRPTKAA; this is encoded by the coding sequence ATGAGGCGACTCAGAATACTGGTATTGATGCATGAGGACCTCGTCCCCCCGGAGCACTTGACCGGACAGGACGTGAAAAGTGTGCAATGGAAGACCGAATACGATGTCGTCAGCACGCTCCGAAAACTCGGCCACGACGTCAGACCGTTGGGCGTCAAGAGCGATTTGGGAGCCATTCGGACCGCGGTCGATGAATGGAAGCCCCACATTGCGTTCAATCTCCTGGAGGAATTCGACGGGGTAGCGGTCTACGACCAGAACGTCGTGTCGTATCTTGAGTTGCTCCGGGTCCCTTATACCGGATGCAACCCTCGCGGACTAATGCTTGCCCGCGACAAAGTTCTGTCGAAGAAACTCTTTTCGTTTCATCGTATTCCATTCCCCGATTTCACGGTCGTGCCGCTGGGACGAAGCGTCAAACGGCCGAACTGGCTGTCGTTTCCACTCATCGTGAAATCGGTGACCGAGGAAGCGTCGCTTGGTATTTCCCAGGCGTCTATCGTGGAGGACGATGAGAAACTCAAGGAACGGGTGGCCTTTATCCATAATAGTTTGGAGACGGCGGCGCTCATCGAGCGCTACATCGAAGGACGGGAATTCTATGTCGGTGTCACGGGCAACGGACATCTTCATGTCTTTCCGGTATGGGAGCTGAGAATGGACAGGCTTCCTGAAGAGGCACGGCGCATTGCAACCGAGCGTGTCAAATGGAGCCGCAAGTATCAGGAGAAATACGGGATCACGTCCAGGGAGGCCAGAAACCTGCCAGGCGGGAAAGCCGAAGAAATCCAGCACCTGGCGAAGCGTGTCTATCGGGCATTAGGGCTCAGCGGATATGCACGTATTGATATGCGCATGGACGAAGTCGGGCGATTGTACGTACTGGAGGCCAACCCGAATCCCCAAATCGCACAAGACGAGGACTTTGCCGATTCAGCCGGCAAAGCTGACTATCAATACAAAGATCTGCTGCAAGAACTGCTCAGTGTTGGACTTCGCTGGCGGCCTACCAAAGCCGCCTAA
- a CDS encoding outer membrane beta-barrel protein: protein MPSFLSSLFIRTSIVAAILTGSMVVSRPALADDRWGFGSGLGFTAGTVNNTVFTLGFNLDYYFDRDFSVGPMMLLTPTGDLFQIAFAGAARYHLRLDNGINLVPFIGFGLIHVDLDKGTGPGSIDRNDTSWYLPIGLSLEYQLARKIALTSSLIVNLHDINLSPSLPDHDTTSVTLLFGFNFGP, encoded by the coding sequence ATGCCCTCATTCCTTTCATCATTATTCATTCGAACGTCGATTGTCGCTGCGATCCTCACCGGTTCGATGGTCGTAAGCCGGCCGGCTCTTGCCGATGACCGTTGGGGGTTCGGCAGCGGTCTCGGATTTACCGCCGGGACCGTGAACAATACCGTGTTTACCCTCGGCTTTAACTTGGACTACTACTTCGATCGGGATTTTTCCGTGGGACCGATGATGTTGCTCACGCCGACGGGAGACCTTTTTCAGATTGCGTTTGCCGGGGCGGCACGATATCACCTTCGTTTGGACAATGGTATCAATCTGGTTCCATTTATCGGATTCGGCTTGATCCATGTGGACCTGGATAAGGGGACGGGACCCGGCAGCATCGATCGCAATGATACAAGCTGGTACCTTCCCATCGGCCTCTCGCTGGAATATCAACTTGCCAGAAAGATCGCGTTGACGTCGAGCCTGATCGTCAATTTGCATGACATCAACCTCTCCCCATCACTGCCGGACCACGACACCACGAGCGTGACCTTGCTGTTCGGATTCAACTTCGGTCCGTGA